The DNA sequence cacagtgGAATTGGTTgatgcataactttgttaatgatATAAATTTATAACTATTTGTTTGTTATTTGGTAACTCATattccctttatctaatagaggttctggttgaagatctgataacattcagtattaaAAAAAAGCAAAAATAGAGAACTGGAAAGGGGGTAAATACTGTTTCAtgtcactgtacagtatgtgaaaacGATGTCAGTGTGCAGccaacagtatagcttccaccacTGTCCCTATCCCCATACCGGACTCAAACTAGTggtcctctgctcacaaacacatcTCATCTCACTCATTGACAACATACCGACCAATTGAAAATCACCTTTACATAGAAATAAGTTCATATTATTATTAATGGGAGAGACTGTACCAATGATGTGTATACACCCTGGACCGCTGATGCTATGTAACGGCCAATGAGAGACTTTAAATCCACCGGTCTCTATATAtggtactccccagaagaagcagtcctccataagaattaatggaattctacagtatttcaatcaaatgtttcaaggacaaaattacatgtatttaagtattatgTTGTAGAGGGGAACAGTAAAGTTAGTACTCTATAAATACAATACTTTAATATCTTTAcatattaattgttttatttgttatgttcaggtcatataaaaagcatgagctggagcacacccagagaaaatgacttatttacatttaacatttacatttaagtcatttagcagacgctcttatccagagcgacttacaaattggtgcattcaccttatgatatccagtggaacaaccactttacaatagtgcatctaactcttttaaggggggggggggggggggttagaaggattactttatcctatcctaggtattccttaaagaggtggggtttcaggtgtctccggaaggtggtgattgactccgctgacctggcgtcgtgagggagtttgttccaccattggggtgccagagcagcgaacagttttgactgggctgagtgggaactgtacttcctcagaggtagggaggcgagcaggccagaggtggatgaacgcagtgcccttgtttgggtgtagggcctgatcagagcctgaaggtacggaggtgccgttcccctcacagctccgtaggcaagcaccatggtcttgtagcggatgcgagcttcaactggaagcaagtggagagagcggaggagcggggtgacgtgagagaacttgggaaagttgaacaccagacgggctgcggcgttctggatgagttgtaggggtttaatggcacaggcagggagcccagccaacagcgagttgcagtaatccagacgggagatgacaagtgcttggattaggacctgcgccgcttcctgtgtgaggcagggccgtactctgcgaatgttgtagagcatgaacctacaggaacgggtcaccgccttgatgttagttgagaacgacagggtgtcgtccaggatcacgccaaggttcttagcactctgggaggaggacacaatggagttgtcaaccgtgatggcgagatcatggaacgggcagtccttccccgggaggaagagcagctccgtcttgccgaggttcagcttgaggtggtgatccgtcatccacactgatatgtctgccagacatgcagagatgcgattcaccacctggttatcagagggggaaaattattgtagaggtgctgactaacggtgaacacactgtaagctataaaaacaaagagagttgcacactctatatatataaactcccagtcatttattgggtaaaacaccaacgtttcggcatcactgtgccttcttcagggtaaagtcatgaatgtttgaaccaggttatgtagacatacagtgcaattagtgcatcCAAcaacaatagtgaggggtgtgtcataattatgaGGTTAATTAGCatgaattgagtgaaactgttaaaagacaatagtttacaTATTGAATATATTAGCCTATTATCATCGAAATTAGCAAaagattagcatcaacatacattattgtttaatttaatttcacatatatttaTTGCTTCCAATTACATTAAATGTTCATAAAATTTAATATTTTGGTACATCCATAATGCATAATAAGTATCATCcacagggggaacatattggctgtacgctgataagctgtagaaagaatatattcatttataagacttcttcataaaaataattgttcataagaatggcctgagatcaaagtcaatattctgaccactaggggtcaatgtttttaaatAGGAAATCCAGTAGTCCtccctctgtagtagtaggatctccatgttacctcctctccttggtagagcaacatgctcaatacctgtgtatttgagggaggagatgggatcaacctgtgttgcttcaacaaagtgagctgctattggatagtcagtgttcttacacctgattgagctgcggtgttcagctctgcattgttttaattgtcttttcgtttgtcctacgtaggctttcccacatgaacaggtgatgagatagatcactacctttatcttgcaagagatgatacccctaacagggatttttccacctgtatgaGGGTATCTGAAGAAGGATTTTTTTGAAGTGCTATTGCACTGTGagcatgagccacatttgtagttcccatttggaatgggtgtcaagagtgtctgagtgggctcagggggcaggtcagatctcactaagCTATCCCCAATATTGTGACCATGCTTATAGATCACCAGTGGGcttccttgaagaggtgtgcaattgttttgtctgattgcagaatatgccagtgctttttcagtattgctttcattttctctgaacacttggtgtacttGTTTAATCCTttataactggctatatggtagaccattcctgaggggaaggggatgcatactatccCCACGTAGCAGGGTATTGAGGTCTGTTGGCTGTGTGTACAAGTCTGTACGTAAAACATGattctctttgatgatccataagtccaggtagtttatttttctctcaacagtctgcatggtgaatttgagatattcagagctctcgtttaGCAGAGTTCTGAATTCCTTTAGTTCCTGCTTCgttcccagagcacaaagacatcatctatgtatctcttccatgagaggattttagagagtagagagtgtctctgttttgtaaatgagtgcttcctcaaattgttccacatacaggttcacatagttggggtcaaagggggagcccatggctacaccccgAATTTGAAGGAAAAAGTCTGACTCAAAGATTAAGTAGTTATTGGATAATACCAGTTCAGTGAGACGCAAGATGCAATCATTGGCTGGAACAAGGGCAGGGTCTCTGCCGAATGAAGTGTTGCAGATCACAAAATATTACTTAAAAGTTTGCAATAAGGTGTCTATAATAGAATATGCTTGtctaaaacaaatgtagacattaataaatgcatgtTCTATAGCTTCCAACATCTGTTTTACACTGAAAGAGGAGTTACACGATGGCTGTGCATTGGCTTCCAATCAGCAGCCCCTGCAGTCATCTAGCGTTAATGCATATCATTGGATTGTACCGAatatcagaacctccctgatgttgtcctttatgttgcaggtgttttggcctgTTTTGGCCGACGAGATTTGATCGCCACAATTCCAGATAGACTGGATGTACTGACTGGATCCTGTATACAAATCCCATGTTCATTTGATATTCCTGGCCAACATAGGGATACATTTAACAGCACAATACTAACCTCTGGAGTGTGGATTAAAGAAAACCCAGACTTTGGTTTGCATCCGGACAatgtgatatttaacagtagtATCACAGACAACAGatatcaagggaagataactggaaacatgtcccagaagaactgcaccacagtcttcttcaatttaaccaccagttacactaatagatacttcttcaggattgagagtcAACCATTCCGTGCAACAGACACTGGAAAGTCTGTTGATATAGTTGTCTGGGGTAAGAGACAATTTAACTGTTTACCAACTATTTTTCCCAGTTTAGATTCCTTGCATCAAAGATAAGAGTAGAACAAGTGGACAGTTTAACTTttagtgtaaaatatatttatctacaatgtattacagatttgccTTCCAGTCCCATCATTACTGTCTCAGGTGAGATGAGGGAAGGGACCCTTGTCAGCTTCAACTGCTCTGCTGTCGCTCCCTGTCCCGAACacccccctgagctgacatggactctcccaacacagttTACACCTAAGAACCAACTGCAGGAGAttccagaccaaaccaaatcagttctctccacggtgaccttcactccatcataccttcatcatgagaagaacatcacttgtactgcagtctacccagtaggggcaagcaacaagacagctgaacataacatgatgcttaatgtttcatgtaagatttagtcaccggttcctgtagaatagatcattctatcatgttttcactgatgattgtaatagagtggttttgatgagactattcaatataccatatcagatacattctaaatgaacccctctccctcagtctctcctaaagacacctcggcctccatcagtccagctgatccagtatcagtgggcagctgtgttaatctgacctgcagcagtacagccaaccctcctgtgacaaccttcacctggttccagatcagtgggggtaaaccaacacaggtagcatctggactgagttacaccctcaatgtgactgttggtgatggaggactgtacttctgtgaagcaagaaatagtcaCGGCTGTGGCAAGTCAAAGGAAGTGCAGCTGGCTATTAAAGGTGAAACGGGCACGTAGGGCACAATTGTATGTTAGATActcactatatatacaaaagtatgtggacaaatattgctgacaggtgtataaaatcgagcacaatgccatgcaatctccatagacaaaaacattggcagtagaatggcagcATTCACTACAGATtatcaaactgcctctggaaacaacaaGAACtcttcgttgggagcttcatgaaatgggtttccatggctgtgcagccgcacacaagcctaaaatcaccttGCACAATGGCAAGAATCGGCGTGAGTGGTGTactctggagaagtggaaacccgttctctggaatgatgaatcacgcttcaccatctggcagtccattggacaaatctgggtttggcagatgccaggagaacgctacctgccccaatgcatagtttcaactgtaaagtttggtggatgagaaatggtctggagctgtttttcatggttcggcctCGGCatcattttagaatgagatgttcgacgagcagttgtccacatactatTGGTCGTGTAGTGTACTTTAGAGATTTTTATGTGAGAAATGACCATAATATGTTCTGTATTTTCAGGGCCAGAAGAGACTGTTAACCCAATGGTTTTTGAGGTTGCAGCAGGAACTCTGGCGGCCTTTTTGTTTATCATCCTGATCAGTCTTTTTGTATGGTAAAAACTTTTCCTGGCATCAAAGTAAAAAAATTATGTATGTTGTGTTTGTGCTTTTGCATATGAAAACcctcacagtgcattcagaaggccTTTCTAAATGTCTTCCAGGAGGAGAAACTCGAGGCTCCACGATGGACTTGAAAGGACAGACAATCCACAGGGACAGGTGGGAATAAGGCTCAACTTTCAAAACCATCTATAAAGTGTATCTAAGGAATAATATAATTAATGCTGAAACTATCCAAAGCCATGAGGTTAACATAATTTTAGAGCAAGTTCAGGGGAGATGACCACACCGAAAGCAATGCCACATCCTGTAAGAATATGGAATGATAACAGAATAGCTGTTGGACTTTGACAGTGTTTACATTAGATTGGAGCTCATTTGTTGGCAAAATGTACCTCTTTACACCTGTCAGTTGAATTTACATTTTCATTGACATCTCCTCAGTATGTGTTGTGTAACCTGCTGACCTTAGAGTTTTACACATGACTGAGCTTAGAGCTTtacacctgttcctctctctgtgttctctccacagaactcccCGGTTGGGACAGTGTGTGCTAACCAGGCCACAGCCGGAGAGGAACCAGAGGAACCTGCAGAAGACCAGCCTGAAGAGATCCACTACGGTGACATAGACTTCTCCAAACTACAGACCAAAGAGACCCCAGCTGCAGCCCAGGacagggtccagggacaggagAGTGAGTACGCTGAAGTCAACATGACCAGAAGAGGGGCCCAGGAACCACCTCTTAACAACCTAGATGGGCTTTATGCACAAGTTAATAAAAGAGGTGCATGTTCATTTTCCAATGGGTATTAAGTATTTTTATGTTCAGTATTGTCATTGTGTATTAGTTTTCTATTGGTACATTTGTTACATTTATAATTATGTGCTCTTTGATTATCTGCGTATTTGTAGAATTTGCTGGGATGAAAAGTGTTTAACTGTTACTATAGTGGTGATACGATGATGTAGGCTAATCTTTATTTTAAACAATTTATTTTGAGTGAtgagttcacagagcatctgtttaagtggttccagtatagaggaactgctgagttcaactagcttactgaaggcagtttaagtccatataaagtcaatgatgactgaggagagaagacacagttagagagacagtggtctgatacaagacaggaagttggtgAAGTAATTCTACATGATGGCAGAATGGTGTTAACATCTACTAGTCACTGTTTCTCTTAATATTTTGTGTAGTTCCCAGAATAACAATATTATCTATTTTCAGTTTATATCTATTT is a window from the Salvelinus namaycush isolate Seneca unplaced genomic scaffold, SaNama_1.0 Scaffold126, whole genome shotgun sequence genome containing:
- the LOC120036237 gene encoding sialic acid-binding Ig-like lectin 7 yields the protein MEIQGAEIGVPCVLACFGRRDLIATIPDRLDVLTGSCIQIPCSFDIPGQHRDTFNSTILTSGVWIKENPDFGLHPDNVIFNSSITDNRYQGKITGNMSQKNCTTVFFNLTTSYTNRYFFRIESQPFRATDTGKSVDIVVWDLPSSPIITVSGEMREGTLVSFNCSAVAPCPEHPPELTWTLPTQFTPKNQLQEIPDQTKSVLSTVTFTPSYLHHEKNITCTAVYPVGASNKTAEHNMMLNVSFSPKDTSASISPADPVSVGSCVNLTCSSTANPPVTTFTWFQISGGKPTQVASGLSYTLNVTVGDGGLYFCEARNSHGCGKSKEVQLAIKGETGT